One part of the Gossypium raimondii isolate GPD5lz chromosome 1, ASM2569854v1, whole genome shotgun sequence genome encodes these proteins:
- the LOC105774358 gene encoding protein TIFY 9: MSRATVELDFFGMEKANSCKSQFQKFLDRRRSFRGIQGAISKMNPELIKSVIASGSTNRNPVDWRKSFSVPSSPKEDRSTSLPSLPLLNPALRSTPSEDSPETAPLTIFYNGTVSVINVPRDKAESIFKLAVEGSSKNIESVDSSKAANPSSDQQNLLEARNGDLPIARRKSLQRFLEKRKERLTSPYAW, translated from the exons atGTCCAGAGCTACCGTCGAGCTTGATTTCTTCGGCATGGAGAAAGCCAATTCCTGCAAATCTCAGTTCCAGAAATTCCTCGATCGCCGCCGGAGCTTCCGAG gTATTCAAGGCGCCATTTCGAAGATGAATCCGGAACTTATCAAATCTGTGATTGCTTCCGGTTCGACGAACCGGAATCCGGTTGATTGGAGAAAATCCTTTTCGGTTCCGTCGAGTCCTAAAGAAGATCGGAGTACTTCGCTTCCTTCTTTACCTCTACTCAATCCTGCTTTGAG gTCTACTCCTTCTGAGGATAGTCCTGAAACTGCTCCGTTGACGATTTTTTACAACGGAACGGTTTCCGTAATCAATGTACCTCGAGACAAG gcgGAAAGCATCTTCAAACTTGCCGTTGAAGGAAGCTCAAAAAACATTGAATCTGTAGACTCATCAAAAGCTGCAAATCCTTCAAGTGATCAACAAAACCTCCTCGAAGCTCGTAATGGAG ATTTGCCAATTGCTAGAAGAAAGTCGCTGCAAAGATTTCTGGAAAAGCGCAAAGAGAG GTTGACTTCCCCTTATGCTTGGTAG
- the LOC105774377 gene encoding protein CURLY FLAG LEAF 1 encodes MTAPPTAAITAALRNCSLNHETTTTGVGSLEEEGKIRRPMAPKDNDDVLQNGTVSGTTLDLNPHLSIPHYREQCLVLETGEDPKTAAEYGGDSYSENDDDGGGDDDDNNWYDSEESSPSSSFSSSRDYKNDHHSHGIEEENDDVLVVAGCKSCYMYFMVAKKTEGCPKCNGQLLRFDHHHE; translated from the exons ATGACAGCGCCACCCACGGCGGCGATCACGGCAGCTTTACGAAATTGTTCATTGAATCACGAAACAACAACCACCGGCGTCGGCTCTttagaagaagaaggaaaaataagGAGGCCAATGGCACCAAAAGATAACGACGACGTGCttcaaaacggcaccgtttccgGCACTACCTTGGACCTCAACCCCCATCTCTCTATTCCTCATTATAGGGAACAATGCCTAGTTCTAGAG ACAGGAGAGGATCCAAAAACGGCCGCCGAGTACGGCGGAGATTCTTACTCAGAAAATGACGATGACGGCGGCGGCGACGACGATGATAATAACTGGTATGACAGTGAGGAATCATCTccgtcttcttctttttcttcttcaagagATTACAAAAACGACCACCACAGCCATGGAATCGAGGAAGAAAACGACGACGTTTTGGTCGTGGCCGGTTGTAAGAGCTGTTATATGTATTTCATGGTGGCTAAGAAAACTGAAGGTTGCCCTAAATGTAATGGTCAACTTCTTCGTTTTGATCATCACCATGAATGA
- the LOC105774368 gene encoding GEM-like protein 5, whose protein sequence is MAAKSEGNSKVEEEPREPSPTTIADAPQPKLDDDDDHHHHHQQSSANEPRSSSSSEEDTKQWGTHVMGQPAVPVVHPDNQKAALWVAGDHQQIHELPYLVYTPAEKPTQNSFELVINVFNTWSRKAETVARSVWHNLRSGSSVSDAAWGKVNLTAKAITKGGFDSLFKKIFATDPNEKLKKAFACYLSTTTGPVAGTLYLSTARVAFCSDRPLSFVAPSGQETWTYYKVMIPLSDIATVYPVVMKENPASESYIEVVTIDGHDFWFMGFVKFEKASFELLNNVLDFNATTEPVAA, encoded by the exons ATGGCTGCAAAATCTGAAGGAAATTCTAAAGTAGAAGAAGAGCCCCGTGAACCATCCCCAACAACAATAGCTGATGCACCACAACCAAAacttgatgatgatgatgatcatcatcatcatcatcaacaatcATCTGCAAACGAACCGCGatcatcttcatcatcggaGGAAGATACTAAGCAATGGGGTACCCACGTCATGGGACAGCCGGCGGTCCCTGTTGTCCACCCGGATAACCAGAAGGCCGCTTTATGGGTCGCCGGCGACCACCAGCAAATTCACGAGCTGCCTTACCTCGTTTACACTCCTGCTGAAAAACCGACCCAAAATTCATTTGAACTTGTGATTAACGTTTTCAATACTTGGAGTAGGAAGGCCGAGACCGTCGCACGCAGCGTCTGGCACAACC TGAGAAGTGGATCGTCGGTATCGGATGCTGCGTGGGGTAAAGTAAACCTAACGGCGAAAGCCATAACAAAGGGTGGGTTCGACTCACTTTTCAAGAAGATATTTGCAACTGATccaaatgaaaagttgaagaaggcatttgcttgttaccTCTCCACAACAACAGGCCCTGTTGCAGGGACTCTTTATTTATCCACTGCTAGGGTTGCCTTTTGCAGTGATCGTCCCTTATCCTTCGTTGCTCCATCGGGTCAAGAGACTTGGACCTACTATAAG GTTATGATACCTTTGTCCGATATCGCAACGGTGTATCCGGTGGTGATGAAGGAAAACCCGGCATCGGAGAGCTACATCGAGGTCGTTACCATTGATGGTCACGATTTTTGGTTCATGGGATTTGTTAAGTTTGAAAAAGCATCGTTTGAACTATTGAACAATGTGCTAGATTTCAACGCAACAACGGAACCAGTGGCTGCCTAG
- the LOC105774353 gene encoding ADP-ribosylation factor GTPase-activating protein AGD3, translating into MHFAKLDDSPMFRKQIQCMEESAELLRERSLRFFKGCRKYTEGLGEGYDGDIAFANALEMFGGGHNDNISVAFGGPVMTKFTIALREIGTYKEILRSQVETELNERLVQFVDTDLLEVKEARKRFDKASLIYDQAREKFLSLRKSTKSDIANVLEEELHNARSTFEQARFNLVTALSTVEAKKRFEFLEAVSGTMDAHRRYFKQGYELLHQMEPYINQVLTYARQSRERSNYEQAALNERMQEYKRQVARESRWSSNGSPNGDGIQAIGRSSHKMIEAVMQSAAKGKVQTIRQGYLSKRSSNLRGDWKRRFFVLDSRGMLYYYRKQISKSSGSGSHLSGQRNNSDLGSGLLGRWLSSHNHGGVHDEKSVAHHTVNLLTSTIKVDADQSDLRFCFRIISPTKNYTLQAESALDQMDWIEKITGVIASLLNSQAPERCLSSSPMGSGHHRSTSESSFESSDFDHTAGEEYTSERNLVNAHNEHQSKASQHLRSSIKIEKPIDVLRRVCGNDKCADCGAPEPDWASLNLGVLVCIECSGVHRNLGVHISKVRSLTLDVKVWEPSVIGLFQSLGNTFANSVWEEFLQSRSALHVDLTLTGFYKSDKLQLLLTGKPCHTDSISAKEKFIHAKYAEKLFVRKPKDKQHPNPVAQQIWEGVRANDKKAVYRYIVSCEADINAVYEQSPGPSLTLAKALLLQEHANADNSSSYIAADSSDRSSASSFNLLGTSESQITDDFDGCTLLHLACETADIGMLELLLQCGANINAMDSRSQTPLHRCIHRGKTAFAKLLLTRGADPHAINREGKTPLKLAVESDISDSEVLALLADANR; encoded by the exons ATGCATTTCGCTAAGCTCGATGACTCTCCCATGTTCCGCAAGCAG ATACAATGCATGGAGGAAAGCGCGGAGTTGTTACGGGAGAGAAGCTTAAGGTTTTTTAAAGGATGTCGAAAATACAC TGAAGGACTTGGGGAGGGATATGATGGTGACATAGCCTTTGCAAATGCCCTTGAAATGTTTGGTGGAGGCCATAATGACAATATTAGTGTGGCTTTTGGAG GGCCTGTTATGACCAAGTTTACCATAGCATTGAGAGAAATTGGGACATACAAGGAAATCCTTCGATCTCAG gTTGAAACCGAGCTAAATGAAAGATTAGTGCAGTTTGTTGATACTGATTTACTTGAGGTCAAG GAAGCACGTAAGCGCTTCGACAAGGCTAGTCTCATTTATGACCAG GCTCGGGAAAAGTTTCTTTCACTGAGGAAAAGTACGAAGAGTGATATTGCCAATGTTTTGGAAGAG GAACTTCATAATGCGAGGTCGACATTTGAGCAAGCTCGTTTCAATCTA GTAACTGCTCTTTCAACTGTTGAAGCAAAAAAGAGATTTGAGTTTCTGGAAGCAGTCAGTGGGACTATGGATGCACATCGTCGTTACTTCAAACAG GGTTACGAATTATTGCATCAAATGGAGCCATATATTAATCAG GTCTTGACTTATGCACGACAATCAAGAGAAAGATCAAACTATGAGCAGGCAGCTTTAAATGAAAGAATGCAGGAGTACAAAAGGCAGGTTGCCAGAGAGAGTAGATGGTCTTCTAATGGTTCTCCTAACGGAGATGGTATACAAGCAATAGGTAGAAGTTCACATAAAATGATAGAGGCAGTTATGCAGTCTGCTGCAAAGGGAAAG GTTCAAACTATTCGACAAGGCTATCTCTCAAAACGTTCGTCAAACTTAAGAGGAGACTGGAAAAGAAGATTTTTTGTCCTTGATAGCCGAGGAATGCTGTATTACTACCGCAAGCAGATTAGTAAATCATCT GGGTCTGGCAGCCACCTTTCCGGTCAGAGAAATAACTCTGATCTTGGATCTGGATTATTGGGTCGGTGGCTTTCTTCTCATAATCATGGTGGCGTACATGATGAAAAATCCGTTGCCCATCACACTGTGAACCTGCTTACATCAACTATTAAAGTTGACGCTGACCAGTCAGATTTGAGATTTTGTTTTAGGATAATTTCTCCAACAAAGAATTACACTTTGCAG GCAGAGAGTGCACTAGATCAGATGGattggattgagaaaataaCTGGGGTTATTGCTTCATTACTTAATTCTCAGGCTCCTGAGAGG TGTCTTTCTTCTAGTCCCATGGGAAGTGGTCATCATCGATCTACCAGTGAGAGTTCGTTTGAAAGTTCTGATTTTGATCATACTGCTGGTGAAGAATATACCTCTGAGAGAAACCTTGTTAATGCACATAATGAACACCAATCAAAAGCTTCACAACATCTAAGGTCCTCTATAAAAATCGAAAAGCCAATTGATGTACTGCGAAGAGTATGTGGCAATGATAAATGTGCAGATTGTGGTGCCCCTGAACCCGATTGGGCATCTTTGAATCTGGGTGTTCTTGTTTGTATTGAATGTTCCGGTGTTCACCGTAATCTCGGTGTTCACATATCAAAg GTTCGATCACTTACTCTTGATGTAAAAGTATGGGAGCCCTCTGTTATAGGTTTGTTTCAATCTCTCGGCAATACCTTTGCTAACTCAGTTTGGGAGGAATTTTTGCAGTCAAGAAGTGCTCTCCATGTCGATCTCACCCTTACggg CTTTTACAAGTCTGATAAACTGCAGTTGCTTCTTACGGGCAAGCCTTGTCATACTGATTCTATATCTGCAAAGGAGAAGTTCATTCATGCAAAG TACGCAGAAAAGCTTTTCGTTCGCAAGCCTAAAGACAAGCAACATCCTAATCCCGTGGCACAACAGATTTGGGAGGGTGTTCGTGCCAATGACAAGAAGGCTGTATACCGTTATATTGTTAGTTGTGAAGCAGATATAAATGCAGTGTACGAACAATCTCCCGGGCCTTCATTAACCCTTGCCAAAGCGCTGCTACTGCAAGAACATGCGAATGCTGATAACAGCTCCAGTTACATAGCAGCAGATTCATCTGATAGATCCTCTGCTAGCTCATTCAACTTGCTGGGAACCAGTGAGAGCCAAATCACAGACGATTTTGATGGTTGCACCCTACTTCACCTTGCCTGTGAAACTGCTGACATTGGCATGCTTGAACTTCTATTACAATGTGGAGCAAATATAAATGCAATGGATTCAAGAAGTCAAACGCCACTTCATCGATGTATTCACCGAGGCAAAACGGCATTTGCTAAATTACTACTTACCAG GGGAGCGGATCCACATGCGATAAATAGGGAAGGGAAAACCCCTCTTAAACTTGCAGTAGAATCTGATATCAGTGACAGTGAGGTCCTTGCTTTATTAGCAGACGCCAACCGGTAA
- the LOC105774388 gene encoding GSH-induced LITAF domain protein — translation MFKKHDEPVVGVPYFVGVNPYQASVIYGDPKGIPIHQTMYRDTPAPFNCPYCGNSGLTIVRSKPSLAAYVACMMPFMLGICFLCPSMDCLWHKYHYCPACTEKVADFEKPDPCAVVDMPQWVQESFALPA, via the exons atgttcaaGAAACACGATGAGCCGGTGGTCGGAGTTCCATACTTTGTTGGGGTGAATCCGTACCAAGCGAGCGTCATATATGGTGATCCAAAGGGTATTCCGATTCACCAAACAATGTATCGAGACACCCCAGCTCCTTTTAATTGTCCTTATTGTGGTAATTCTGGACTCACCATCGTCAG GTCTAAACCTAGCTTGGCAGCATATGTTGCTTGCATGATGCCCTTCATGCTTGGAATATGCTTTCTTTGCCCATCAATGGACTGCCTGTGGCATAAGTATCATTATTGCCCGGCGTGCACCGAAAAG GTTGCTGATTTTGAGAAACCAGATCCATGTGCAGTGGTGGATATGCCACAATGGGTGCAAGAGAGTTTTGCTTTGCCTGCATGA